The region TCCGCGACAAGCTGGGTGAGGAGTTCACGGGTACGATTTCCGGCGTTGCCACCTTCGGTATCTTCGTGCAGTTGGACGCGCTGTATATCGAAGGCATGGTGCATGTCACCGAGCTGGGCGCGGATTACTTCCAGTACGACGAAGCGCGCCATGAATTGCGCGGGGAACGCACCGGCATCCGTTATCAGCTCACCGATCGCGTTACGGTGCAGGTCAGCCGCGTCGACCTTGATGCGCGCAAGATCGACTTGCGGCTGGTGACCGAGCCGGGCATCCGCACCATTCTCAAGAATGAGGCGCGTCGCGCTGAAAGCGCCCAGCAGGCGCGCAGCAAGGGTGGTTCCGGTGCGAAATCCGGCGCCGCCAAGAAAGCCGCCCCTGTGGCTACAGCACCAGCGAAGGCTGGCAAGGCTGCCGGCAAAGGCAAGACCGCCGCGCGCAGCGGCGCCGCCAAGGGTGTGGCTGAGTCGGAGCGCAAGCGTCCGGCGAAAAGTTTTTCCCGTCCCAGCAAGAAAAAGCGCTGATCCGGCGTCGGACGATCCGGAATTGAAGTAATCAGCAATTTGGCAAGATAAGGCAAGAAGTAGAGCACATGAAAAGTAAAATGATTTTTGGTTTCCACGCCGTCACCTCGCGGATTCGTCACGAGGCGTCGTCGGTGGAAGAGTTGTACGTTGATGCGGACCGCAATGACGCCCGCATGCGCGACCTGCTGCATGCGGCCAAGGCGGCAGGCGTGCGCATCATCCAGGCGGACGACCAGCGCCTGTCGAACATTGTCGGCACGCGCCGTCACCAGGGGGTGGTGGCCAAGGCCGGCGAGCTGTCGCTGGCGCGCAATCTCGACGAGTTGCTCGACGCCATCGAAGGTCCGCCTTTGCTGCTGATCCTCGACGGCATTACCGATCCGCACAATCTCGGCGCCTGCCTGCGGGTGGCGGACGGCGCCGGCGCACATGCCGTGATTGCGCCGAAGGACCGTGCAGTCGGCCTCAACGCCACGGCCGCCAAGGTCGCCAGTGGCGCCGCCGAAACCGTCCCCTACATCACCGTGACCAATCTGGCGCGCACCATGCGTGACCTCAAGGATCGCGGCGTCTGGCTGATCGGCACCACCGATGACGCCGAAAAAGACCTGTACGCCGGCGATTTCTCCGGCCCCACTGCGCTCGTGATGGGCTCGGAGGGCGAAGGCATGCGTCGCCTGACGCGTGAAACCTGCGATTTGCTGGTCAGCATTCCGATGTTCGGCTCGGTCGAGAGCCTGAACGTTTCCGTCGCTTCCGGCGTCTGTCTGTACGAAGCGCGCCGGCAGCGTCTGCCCAAGTAGTTTTGGGCGCCTGCCGGGATCCCGGCAGGCAATTCTTCCTCTGTACTGCCTCCGTGTGATCCCGTTATTGATGCCAGGAAAGCCGACGCCCGTTCGGCAAGACTGACGGTAAACGATTAAGATTGCACCTTCCGCATTGACACCGAAAATATGTTCAGCCGACTCCGAGAAGACATCTCCAGCATCATCGAACGCGATCCTGCAGCGCGCAACGCCTGGGAAGTCCTGACCTGTTACCCGGGCCTGCACGCAGTGGTGTTGCATCGTGTCGCGAACAAGTGCTGGATGATCGGCCTGAAGTGGCTGGGACGTTTCATCTCGCAGCTGGCGCGCTGGTTCACCGGCATCGAAATCCATCCGGGCGCCACCATCGGCCGCCGGGTTTTCATCGACCACGGCTTCGGCGTGGTGATCGGTGAAACGGCGGAAATCGGCGACGACTGTACGATTTACCAGGGCGTCACGCTCGGTGGGACTTCTCTCAACAAGGGCGCAAAACGCCACCCGACACTGGGACGCGGCGTCATCATCGGCGCTGGTGCGCAAGTCCTCGGCGGCTTCACCGTCGGCGACGGCGCCAAGGTCGGCTCCAATGCCGTCGTGGTCAAGGAAGTACCTCCGGGCGCCACGGCGATCGGCAATCCGGCGCGCGTCGTGCGCAAGGAAGTGCCGGATCCACGCGAGCATGCCGCCGCGCGGATGTTCGCCGCCTATGGCGTCACGCCGAATGGCGACGACCCCTTGTCGAAAGCCCTGCACGGTCTGATCGATCAGGCTGCCGCACAGGAACATCAGATCGAGGTCATGCTGGCCGCGCTCAAGAGCGCCGGCATCGGATGCGAGAAGCTGGAAGAGTTGGAGAAATTCGATCCTGCCCGGCTCAACAAGCTGGTGGAATGAAAAAGAGGAGCAATAAAAAAGAGGAGCTTATGCTCCTCTTTTTTTATGGCGCGCAGTCTTTGCGCCGGATGTGATTTAACGTATCTCGACTCCGGCGGCATCGAAGCGATGCAACACGCCATCCGCAGTCAGGCTGATCCAGCCGCCGCGAGCCGCTTCGACGTCGTACTCCCAATCGGGCAGCACATAGCGCAAGCGCGTCTGTCCGTTCGCCGGTACGGCATGCAGGGCAGGGCGATGCGTGTGACCGTGGATCAGCACCTGCGTGCCGGTGCTGTCGTAAAGCGCGGCGATGGCATCGGCATTGACGTCCATGATCTCGTTGGATTTTTCCTTGTTGGCGTCCTTGCTGTTCTGGCGCACGCCTTCGATGATGGCTTTGCGCTGGGCCAGCGGCATGGCCAGGAATTGCTGTTGCCACGCCGGTTGCCGCACCTGTGCGCGAAACGCCATGTAAGCCGTGTCGTCGGTGCATTGCGCGTCGCCATGCGCCAACGCGATAGTGCGTCCGGCCAGATGGATGACATGCGGATCGCCCAAGATGGTCAGTCCGGCGGCTTCGGCGAAAGCCGGTCCGGCCAGGAAATCACGGTTGCCGGCTATCCAGAACAGCTGCACGCCGCGTTCGCTCAACTGGCGCAATGCATCGGCGATAGTGCGGTTGTAAGGCGTCTCCAGATCGTCGTCGCCAGCCCAATATTCGAAGATGTCGCCCAGCAGGTAAAGCTGCTGCGTGAACGCGGCGTGCTCAGCCAGGAAATCAAAAAACGCCTGCGTCGTGCGCGGCAGCGAGGCCTGCAGGTGCAGGTCGGAAATAAAAAGCGCAACCGCCCGGGGTTGCGCTTTCTGTACGGATGAAGTGTCGGTCATCACTGAAGATCGGTGCAGGACGATCAGATCACTTCAGCCTTTTCGATCACCACGTCTTCGACCGGGACGTCGGCGAACATGCCCGAACGGGTGGTCTTGACGTTCTTGATCTTGTCGATCACGTCAGTGCCGTCGGTGACCTTGCCGAATACGCAATAGCCCCAGCCGTCCTGGCCCGGAAAGTCGAGGAAACTGTTGTTCTTGACGTTGACGAAGAACTGGGCCGATGCCGAGTGCGGCGCCGATGTACGTGCCATGGCCAGTGTGTACGGCTCGTTCTTGAGACCGTTCTTGGCTTCGTTTTCGACCGGGTCGTTGGTCGGCTTTTGCTTCATGCCTGGCTCGAAGCCGCCGCCCTGGATCATGAAGCCGTCGATCACGCGATGGAAAATGGTGCCGCTGTAATGGCCGGAATTGACGTAAGCCAGGAAGTTTTCAACCGTCTTCGGCGCTTTTTCAGCGTCCAGTTCGACCGTGAAGTTGCCGTGGTTGGTAGTGAAGAGAACAGCCATGAGAATTCCTTTGCGTGAAAAATGAAATGATGCGAAAAATTATACGGTATGCGTGCTGCAGCCCGGCTCCGGCTTACTTGACCAGCGTGGCCGACTGGATGACCACCGGAGTGACCGGCACGTCGTCGTACATGCCGCTGCTGCCGGTGCGGACCTGCTTGATCTTGTCGACCACGTCTGCTCCTTGCACAACCTTGCCGAACACTGCGTAACCCCAGCCATCGCGGCTGGGATAATCCAGCGGCTGGTTGTTGTTGACGTTGATGAAGAACTGGGCTGCGGCGGAGTGCGGATTCGAGGTGCGCGCCATGGCAATAGTATACGCCTCGTTTTTCAGGCCGTTCTTGGCTTCGTTCCTGATCGGCGCGTCAGTCGGCTTTTCGCGCATGTCCTTGTCGAAACCGCCGCCCTGGATCATGAAACCCTTGATCACGCGATGGAAGATGGTGCCGTTGTATTGACCCTTCTTGACGTATTGCAGGAAGTTGGCCACGGTGACAGGCGCCTTGTCGGCATCGAGTTCCAGCGTGATGTCGCCCATGCTGGTTTTGAGCAGCACGCGCGGCGCGTCGGCGGCATGCGCAAGCACGGCGGCGCCGGACAGGGAAATCGCGGCGATGCATTGCAGCAGCTTGCGGCGGGACAGGGCTTGAATCATGAAGAGCTTCCTTGCTTGAAAACGACTGAAAATGGACGGCTGAAATGCGGGGGAGGGAAGGCCGGATTCGCTCAGGCCGTGCCTTCGTAGACGATCTTCCATTGCGATCCTTCTTTTTGCCAGTACTGGCGCTTGCGGACCGCGTTCTTGTTCTTGCCGACGGCAGTTTCCTGAATGAAAGTACTGACGATCAGCTCATCCTTGCCTGGATAGCGATACAAGCTCAGGTCCCGCACTTTGACACTGGAGGGACGGGCGCCGTTCAGGTTTTTTTGCTGGCGGCTGAACCAGGTGCTGAGGCTTTCGCCGAGGTTGGAGCGGAAGGCCGGTGAATAATTGGCCAGTACCTTGTCGGCGTCCGCGGCTTCCATGTCTTGCTGCCACTGGTCCATGAATTTGCCGGCCGAGCCGCGCTCCTTGTCCCATTCGCTCTTGTTGACGAACTGGATGCCGTCGCTGATCACGACCACGGTCTTGCCGACTTCGGCGGTGGAGTACAGGCTTTGCAGGTCGGGATTGGCAAGCACCACGCAACCGTCGGACGACAGTGGTGGACGGCTGAAATTGTCGGACGGCGTGCCATGCAGCCAGATGCCCGAGCCGCTGCGGCCGTTGCGCTTGTCCCATTCATTGGGATAGTTGAGCGGCAGCGCGCCGGTGCCGTAGAAATCGGGCAGCTTGGGGCCGGGAATGCGGGCGTTGACGTAATACACGCCGATCGGCGTACGCTGGTCGCCTTCACGCGACTTGTTGACGCCGTAGCGGCCTTGCGAAATGTAATAGTCGGTGATGAAGCGCAACTGGCCGCCCTGATTTTCGTAGACGTACATGCGCGAACGGCTGGTATCGACCACCAGCACGTTCTTCTGGTCGTCGCCGACTTGCAGCACCGGCTTGGGAATCAGGTTGGGATTGGGACGCTCCTGCAGCGACTTGATGCGCACCATGGCTTCTGCGCGCAAATCCTTGAGCTTGTCGGCCGGAGCGTCGGCCATCGCGCCGAAGCCCCTGACCGGACGCGCGTGCATCATCAGCAGGTCGCCGCGCACCAGATGGCCGAGGCGGAAATGGGGATACGCCGCCACCAGCGCATCCGCCTTCGCTTGCGCTTCCTGCAGGCGGTTGTTGCCCAGGTCCTTGTAGATCTCGATCAGCAAGGCCTCGGGATCTGGCTTGCGGATTTCCGATTGCAGCGTTTGCGGCGGAATTGCGGAAGAGGAAGCGACGCTGGTTGCAACCGGCGCGCAGGCCAGGCAACTCAGCATCAGTCGTCCAAGGACTGATCGCAAGGGCAATCCCTTGCGCGTATTTGCAGCAAAACGAACCATCAGCCTCCCGTGCGCTCCTGTTTGATCAGCCACTTGTTGCCCTGTTTGGTCAGGATCAGTGTCTTGCGGCTGTTAACTGTCAGACGGTTCGAATTATATATCTGACGGAAGCGGACCGTTGCAGTGTCGTTCTTGATTGCGATTTGCGGCGTTTCGACCTTGACGGTGATATGGCCTTTTTCCTCAATGCGGGCGCGGCGCTCGTCAGCCCATTCCTTGCGCGATTCGCCCTTGGGCGTCTGGAAATCGCTGCCGTAGGCGGCCAGATAAGACTTTACGTCCATATCGCTCCAGGCCTTGGCCCAGTTGTTGACGGCGGCCAGCACGGCGGTCTTGTCTTTTTCTTCACGTGCCGATTCGGAGGCCTTGGCGGCGGCCTTGTCTGCCTTTTCAGCGGCCTTGTCAGCCTTGCTCGGCTTTTCGGCGGGCTTCTCGGCCGGTTTTTCAACCGGTTTCTCGACCGGCTTTTCAGCAGGCTTCGGTGCCGGCTTCTCAATCGGTTTTTCCGTCGGCTTCGGTTTTTCCACCGACGCTGCAGGTTCTGGTTTCGGTTCCGGCTTCGGCTTGGTTTCCGCGGCAGGCGCCGGCGTCGGTGCCGGAGTTGGGGGTGCGACCGGCGCCGCAGGCGTCGACGGCTTGCTGTTGGCGGTATTGGCGCTCGCCAGTTTCGGAATCGTGCCGCCGGTGATGTTGCCTGACAGCGTGCGCACCAGCGTCAGCTTTGGCTGCGGCACATTGCTGCCGGGATCGATCTGCAGCGCCTTGTCGTACGCCTGGCTGGCCAGCTTGGCGTAAATGTCGCCGAGGTTTTCCAGCGCGGTGGCGTAGGTCGGATTGGTGCGGATGGCCATGTCGAGCGTGGTGCGGGCCTTGTCATATTGACCATTGGCGGCGTACAGCACGGCCAGGTTGTTATATGGCTCCGGCAGGTCGGGGAAGTCTTCCGTCAGTTTGCTGAAGATGGCGATGGCTTCAGCGGACTTGTTTTGTTCCGCCAGGATCAGGCCCTTCACGAAACGCATCTGGGCGTCCCGCGGATGCTTGGCAAGAACCGCATCGGTCTTGATCAGGGCGTCGGCATACTGGCCGCTGCGCATGAGTTTGCTGATGTCCGAAACTTCGCTGGCCTGCGCCGGGTAGATTGCGGCGATCAAGCCGGATAAAATAACGGTCTTGCTCAAAATGCCACGCAATGCATTGCGATAAGTGTGCGGGGATGCAAGAGGCATGGTTTTCATCAATGCTATACTCGAACGAAAAGACGCATTTTATCAAAGAAGCACTATAAAAAGGGTTTTGGCAATCGTGTTGTATTCATGTTGTAGACCGCTATAAAACAACAAGCGCGGACGCACTGAAAA is a window of Herbaspirillum hiltneri N3 DNA encoding:
- the rlmB gene encoding 23S rRNA (guanosine(2251)-2'-O)-methyltransferase RlmB, giving the protein MKSKMIFGFHAVTSRIRHEASSVEELYVDADRNDARMRDLLHAAKAAGVRIIQADDQRLSNIVGTRRHQGVVAKAGELSLARNLDELLDAIEGPPLLLILDGITDPHNLGACLRVADGAGAHAVIAPKDRAVGLNATAAKVASGAAETVPYITVTNLARTMRDLKDRGVWLIGTTDDAEKDLYAGDFSGPTALVMGSEGEGMRRLTRETCDLLVSIPMFGSVESLNVSVASGVCLYEARRQRLPK
- the cysE gene encoding serine O-acetyltransferase: MFSRLREDISSIIERDPAARNAWEVLTCYPGLHAVVLHRVANKCWMIGLKWLGRFISQLARWFTGIEIHPGATIGRRVFIDHGFGVVIGETAEIGDDCTIYQGVTLGGTSLNKGAKRHPTLGRGVIIGAGAQVLGGFTVGDGAKVGSNAVVVKEVPPGATAIGNPARVVRKEVPDPREHAAARMFAAYGVTPNGDDPLSKALHGLIDQAAAQEHQIEVMLAALKSAGIGCEKLEELEKFDPARLNKLVE
- a CDS encoding UDP-2,3-diacylglucosamine diphosphatase; translated protein: MTDTSSVQKAQPRAVALFISDLHLQASLPRTTQAFFDFLAEHAAFTQQLYLLGDIFEYWAGDDDLETPYNRTIADALRQLSERGVQLFWIAGNRDFLAGPAFAEAAGLTILGDPHVIHLAGRTIALAHGDAQCTDDTAYMAFRAQVRQPAWQQQFLAMPLAQRKAIIEGVRQNSKDANKEKSNEIMDVNADAIAALYDSTGTQVLIHGHTHRPALHAVPANGQTRLRYVLPDWEYDVEAARGGWISLTADGVLHRFDAAGVEIR
- a CDS encoding peptidylprolyl isomerase, whose product is MAVLFTTNHGNFTVELDAEKAPKTVENFLAYVNSGHYSGTIFHRVIDGFMIQGGGFEPGMKQKPTNDPVENEAKNGLKNEPYTLAMARTSAPHSASAQFFVNVKNNSFLDFPGQDGWGYCVFGKVTDGTDVIDKIKNVKTTRSGMFADVPVEDVVIEKAEVI
- a CDS encoding peptidylprolyl isomerase, which translates into the protein MIQALSRRKLLQCIAAISLSGAAVLAHAADAPRVLLKTSMGDITLELDADKAPVTVANFLQYVKKGQYNGTIFHRVIKGFMIQGGGFDKDMREKPTDAPIRNEAKNGLKNEAYTIAMARTSNPHSAAAQFFINVNNNQPLDYPSRDGWGYAVFGKVVQGADVVDKIKQVRTGSSGMYDDVPVTPVVIQSATLVK
- a CDS encoding L,D-transpeptidase family protein, giving the protein MVRFAANTRKGLPLRSVLGRLMLSCLACAPVATSVASSSAIPPQTLQSEIRKPDPEALLIEIYKDLGNNRLQEAQAKADALVAAYPHFRLGHLVRGDLLMMHARPVRGFGAMADAPADKLKDLRAEAMVRIKSLQERPNPNLIPKPVLQVGDDQKNVLVVDTSRSRMYVYENQGGQLRFITDYYISQGRYGVNKSREGDQRTPIGVYYVNARIPGPKLPDFYGTGALPLNYPNEWDKRNGRSGSGIWLHGTPSDNFSRPPLSSDGCVVLANPDLQSLYSTAEVGKTVVVISDGIQFVNKSEWDKERGSAGKFMDQWQQDMEAADADKVLANYSPAFRSNLGESLSTWFSRQQKNLNGARPSSVKVRDLSLYRYPGKDELIVSTFIQETAVGKNKNAVRKRQYWQKEGSQWKIVYEGTA
- a CDS encoding L,D-transpeptidase Cds6 family protein, translated to MKTMPLASPHTYRNALRGILSKTVILSGLIAAIYPAQASEVSDISKLMRSGQYADALIKTDAVLAKHPRDAQMRFVKGLILAEQNKSAEAIAIFSKLTEDFPDLPEPYNNLAVLYAANGQYDKARTTLDMAIRTNPTYATALENLGDIYAKLASQAYDKALQIDPGSNVPQPKLTLVRTLSGNITGGTIPKLASANTANSKPSTPAAPVAPPTPAPTPAPAAETKPKPEPKPEPAASVEKPKPTEKPIEKPAPKPAEKPVEKPVEKPAEKPAEKPSKADKAAEKADKAAAKASESAREEKDKTAVLAAVNNWAKAWSDMDVKSYLAAYGSDFQTPKGESRKEWADERRARIEEKGHITVKVETPQIAIKNDTATVRFRQIYNSNRLTVNSRKTLILTKQGNKWLIKQERTGG